The Arachis ipaensis cultivar K30076 chromosome B10, Araip1.1, whole genome shotgun sequence DNA window ACACTctttaatcaataatttaataAAGTACCTAGCAAAATCGTAAACTCACAAAAAAAtctggaaaaataaaaaactatagaaaaaaaATCCTCTGATGGTGGCTATAAGATAGTGAAAGCGTGGTGGTGATAGGAGGTggcttttcttcattcccttaatccaatctttgcctcctaaatctgaaatcacttaacaaacatatcgaggcatctaatagaatcaaggtggattaaatttagctattttaagtcctaaaaagcatgttttcactcttaagcacaattaagggagaagttataaaatcatgctatttcattgaataaatgtgggtaaaagttgataaaatccccaaaaatcaatacaagataaaccctacaaatggagtTTGTCAGTGGCAGTGATGGCGACAAGGTGACAAACTCCGATGGCAACGGATACCAACAGTGGCAACGACGGTGATAGCTCCAGCAGCAGTGAAGACGACATGCAGCGGCGGCGACGAAGGCAGTGGTGGCTCCGGGTGATGACGATTGGCGGCAGCTTCAATGGAGCAGCGACAGAGAGATGAGAGACAGAGAGACGAGAGACAGAagcagagaagagagagagagagagagttcacaGAAGTGGAGGGGGAAGAATTTCGCGTTTGAATTTTACCCCAATTTTATTGTCGGATTTATCGACAGAAACATCCGTCGGTAAAGTATACGTCGTTGCCTAAATGCCGTATCTCACTAAACCCTGTTACCGGCagaaatttttaacaaaaaattcgaCGCTAAATGTGGcgctaataaaataaattttcgcGCCTCTAATTACCATCGAATTTAGTGACAGAATTTCTAATCCGATGGTAACTTATTAGAGGGATGAATTTTTACTCATAACCATCGGAAAAATCCGACCCTAAATTCATCGATAACGGTCGTCGCTAAATCCAACAGTATCTggcttttttcttgtagtgaaaaagGTATGCTTAAAAACGAAGTAAGAATGCTATTTGTACTTTTACTATGTACCTAGAGCAAGTAGTGTTGGTTTAGAGAACTTGTTATCTGAAGAGGGAGAGCTATTGAGTTTGCATGGAGGTTTCTGAAAATAGGGCTTTGGCTTGATGCAATGGTTTTGAGAAAAAGGTGGAGTGAAGGGTAGTTGTTGAAGGGGTATCAGAGTAGAGGAACAAGTGTTGGGTAGTATCTTTGAAAAtacctgttgttgttgttgttgaggaATCCAAGGTGAATTGAGTAGTGTAGAAGATGATGATACTGTAGCTGCTAATGGTAGTtatagtgatggtggtggtgataatgatgatggtgatggtggTGTTCATGAGAGTTTGGTCCATTCCTGAAGGTTCTTCTTTTGGAGTAGAGTTTTTGGTTAGCATTGATGGTGGAATCTTCTGTCTCTTCTATGGCTTTTGATTCAAAAAATAGAGAAATGAAAGTTTGCTTTGTGTGTGTCtgtgtgtttttttctttttcccgaGGTTatataaaagagagaaagagaaacggTTCCGCTAGAGAACCAACTAGGGAGAAGCCAACTTGAACCAATTAGTTGAAAAACAGGTCTgttacaaaacaaaacaaaaaatctacCTACtaccctaattttcaaatttcaaaattggaaATAAAAGGAGGTTGGCTTAATTGGCTTATAATGGAGTTGACTTCTTAGATTTTTTCAGAGAGAAATAATAAGTGTGGTGAGAGCAATGTTCTAAAAGCTGGACCCGCCGCTGgtcgaaccggttcaaccggGAACCGGAGAAAAAAATGGTCCGATCCTCCTCCTTAAACTGCCATTTACAAAACTGCCTAAAAACTGCTGCCAGTCGATTGGACCGGACCGAAAACTGACCGGTTCATATGAAACGTCGTCGTTTtggttaatttaaaaaaaaaacaaaaaccacACCCCNNNNNNNNNNNNNNNNNNNNNNNNNAAAGACACCCAACAAGCCCTAGCTCCTACCCAAACGGCCACACCTTCCCTTCCCCTGAACGGAATCGTCACTGCCGTCCGTGGTTGTTGGCGTCTCTGCGGCCTCCTCCTTCCCCTGTCCCAATCCCATATGGCCAACCTTCTGTTCTAGCTCTACGTCATCCATTCCCTAGGTGGTGTTGAGGCCTCCAGCTGCTGCGCCGTGGTGTCACCGTCGCGTCTTCGTCGTCTCGCCGTCGTCTTCCTACCGTCAGTGGAAGGTAAGCAACACTGTGCTTTATTGATTTCTGTCGAGTGTTACTCTGTTTCACTTTCAGGGTTTTAAGGTTGATTTTGTGATTATGCTGCCGCTGTTGTTGAGGGTCTtgttatgttgttgttgttgttgttgttaggtTGCTATTatgctattgttgttgttgttgttaggtACTTTGGTTgctattttgaattaatttataagtaattaattaattatttgtaaTGCTACTATTTGGAATTAATTCAGGAGTTATTAGTTGTTAATTTGTTATGCTGCTGTTGTTGTTATGGCACTGTAATCTTGTGATTTCTGAATCTATAATCTGTAATTTTGTTATGCTGATGTTTTGTTATTTGTTATGTTGctcttttgaattaatttaggggtgattataatttattgatttcAGTTATGGACGGAGGTAGTAATCAAGAAGCAGTTGCTGATAACAATGCATCTGTTAGTAATAATTCGCCTGCCAATCCTCCTAATTCGAATGATACTGCTAATCCTAATCCTCCTAGTTCTAACAACAGTCAGTCGCAAGGTTCTTCTAATTTACAGGGAAAAACAAATTTAGCTTGGAAATATGTTGCTTTACAAGTAGTGAATGGAAGACCACAAttatttaagatttatattagactataattatattttatgatgtttatttataatttatttattattttattctgaaacggtttttccggttgaaccaccAGTTGGACCAGTAAACTAGTAGTTAGATCAGTTTGATGATCGGTCCAGTTTTCTGAACCTTGGGTGAGAGTGAGCATAGTTGTCAAAATCGGACCGATTCAGATGATTAGACCAAAAAACTAGTGAAACCGGTAATAGAATCGGTTCGAATGATACATACGACCGGACAAGAAAGAAAACCGGTCGAAACTAGTTTGAACGGGACGGTTTAGTGGAAAACTGGCGAACCGGCCTGGTTTTAAAGTCCGAACCGGTGCAAATGTAAAGAAAAAACCCATTCCCAAACGACGTcccgcaaaaaaaaaaaaagaaaccctaGCTCTACTCGCCTATTCTCGGTCTCTCCCCTTTCTACTTCCCTTCAGAGTTGAGAGAGACTGAGGGACTCTCCCCCATCCTTGTCTTCTTCACGCTTCNNNNNNNNNNNNNNNNNNNNNNNNNNNNNNNNNNNNNNNNNNNNNNNNNNNNNNNNNNNNNNNNNNNNNNNNNNNNNNNNNNNNNNNNNNNNNNNNNNNNNNNNNNNNNNNNNNNNNNNNNNNNNNNNNNNNNNNNNNNNNNNNNNNNNNNNNNNNNNNNNNNNNNNNNNNNNNNNNNNNNNNNNCGtctgtctctgtctctatctCTGTCTCTGTCTCGAGCTGTGCTTCCTGCAGCCGTGAGCTGTGCTTCCCTGGTGTGCTCCACTGCTTCCCTGCCGTGAGCTCTCTTCGTGGTGTTCTCCACTGCTCCACTCTCTTCCCTGCCGTGAGCATTTACttgttttttcagttttttttttccgGGAAATTTCTTGTGTTATTGCTGTGActtttattgttgattggttTATGAGCTGATTAGAAATAAATATGGCAGTGGTTGAATTGAAATgttgaattggttttgaattgctGAATTAGTTGAATTGGTTTTGAATCAGTTCTGAATTAGTTTATGAATTTCTGAATTGCTGAATTATTCCTTGGATATAATTCATGAATTGTTACTCTTTTGTGTTAAaattaagatactattgtagtagTACTTACTAATTGAGACTTGATAGTTGTTAAATTATGATACTATTGTAGCTAactaattcaaattttaatattgactattttatattttttatttacgcaAAACCAAGTTGCCGGTTCAACCCGTGATCCACCGATTGAAACAGTGAACCGGTGAACTAGTAGTCTGGCCGGTTTGATCACTGGTTCAGTTCTGACAACTATGCATATTGGTTaaatattagaatttatttaGACTTTGCAAAAAAAAGGAGGTTTTGCTTGGAGGCCACTGTTTCATAAAACAAAGTCAAGACCTAATTAATTATCAGCCTAGTTATCTTATGTCTTCAATTACTTTATAATCATTCATCCAATTCTTTTGAAGCATAGATTGCTAGAGGGAGGGAGTCCTACTActaattatattttcaaattgATAATAACAAAATTAGAATTTGATTACCTGCTATATCATAGTGTATACACTTATATTGGAGATTTGGATTTGCTTTAATTAACATTTGTCTGTGCTGTTGTAATTACTAAAATTATCAAATAAATAGTTACCTTTAATGTTTAAAAGTGGTCCTGGTAAATTTGTATCTAATCTAAACAGATGTATTCTGTAACAATAAAGTTCTTAGAAAATTTTATGTACTGAACTCCATTTTCTTGGGTTCACTTTATGATGTAGTGGAAGTTACTAGAAAGTTTATTTTCTCGAGTCTTGAAGCAAAAGGGACTCTTCATGGGAAATAATGTTATGTTGTTTTAGCTTACTAATTGGTTTACACTTTACACAACAGAGAGAATTGGAAAAATGATGCACCCTCTTGTTTCTCATGCTATTTCAGCTCCAAAGGAACTTGAACAGCAAACTATGGCATCTTTCAAAGAAGATCATGGGAAGACACTCATTCCTTCAAGGAAGCCTCAGACAGTGATTGTTGCAAGGAGGCCGGATTCCGGTGGGAAAGAAGGTTCTGTCATCTCTCTTCTAGCCAACCACTTTTTGGTGCAGTTCGATTCATCGCAGAAGATATATCATTACAATGTTGAGATCACTCCGCATCCCTCCAAGGAAGTTGCAAGAGCAATCAAACAGAATTTGGTAGATAGAAATTCTGATCTACTCTCCGGTGCTTTGCCGGCATATGATGGAAGGAAGAACCTGTATAGTCCGGTCGAGTTCCAAAACGATAAGCTTGAATTCTACATAAGCCTTCCAATTCCCACAAGCAAATTGTCATCAAATTATGGAGATGTGTATGACTCGAAAGagaagcatgaaaaactcaaattGTTTAGGATCAATGTCAAACTAGTCTCCAAGATCAATGGGAAGGAGCTAAGTAGTTACTTGAGCAAAGAGGGTGATGATTGGATTCCCCTTCCACAGGATTATCTCCATGCTTTAGATGTGGTTCTGAGGGAAAGTCCGACCGAGAAATGCATACCTGTAGGAAGGTCTTTCTACTCGAATTCGATGGGAAGAAGCAAAGATATTGGTGGTGGAGCTGTTGGACTGAGAGGTTTCTTTCAGAGTCTTAGACCAACCCAACAAGGACTTGCTCTAAATGTAGATTTCTCAGTAACTGCTTTCCATGAAAGCATAGGAGTGATACCATACTTGCAGAAACGGCTCGAGTTTCTCCGAGACCTTTCTCAAAAGAAGACAGCACAATTAACTGCTGAAGAGAGGAAGGAAGTGGAAAAGGCATTGAAGAACATCAGGATCTTTGTTTGCCATAGAGAAACAGTTCAAAGGTACCGAGTCTATGGCTTAACTGAGGACATTACTGAAAATCTCTGGTTTGCAGACAGAGATGGAAGGAATCTGAGGCTTTTGACTTACTTCAAAGATCACTATAACTATGATATACAATTTAGGAAACTTCCATGCTTGCAAATTAGCAGGAGTAAGCCTTGTTATCTCCCTATGGAGCTTTGTGTGATCTGTGAAGGCCAGAAGTTCCTCGGAAAACTCTCCGATGATCAAACAGCAAGAATTCTCAAGATGGGGTGCCAAAGACCAGGGGAAAGGAAAACCATCATTGAAGGAGTCATGCGAGGGCAAGTTGGACCCACCAGGTAAACCACTTGAAGAAGCTACATCTTTTTGTTTATTGAATATTGATTATGattcttttgaaaaatgatttatCCTAAAAGGCTCAATCATTACTTGAGTCTTATGTATTTGTGGATCCTTTTGTGTTGATTACACATTTGTGTTAGTTTCTAATGTCTTGAAGGTTAATCCTTTTGACAGTGGAGACCAGGAAAGAGAATTCAAACTCAACGTCTCAAGAGAAATGACAAGATTAACTGGGAGAATTCTCCACCCTCCAAAGCTGAAGCTAGGAGAGGGAGGTCATGTGAGGAACCTCACTCCTTCGCGGCATGATCGGCAGTGGAACCTGCTCGATGGCCATGTTTTTGAAGGGACTAAAATCGAAAGGTGGGCGCTCATGAGTTTTGGTGGTACCTCCGAGCAGAAGTCCAATATCCCCAGATTCATAAACCAGTTAACTCAAAGATGTGAACAACTGGGAATTTATCTCAACAAGAACACCGTTATTAGCCCCCAATTTGAATCAAGCCAGGTTCTCAACAATCCCCTCCTTCTGGAATCAAAGCTCAAGAAAATACAGAGGAGCGCCTCAAACAACCTCCAGCTTCTGATCTGCATAATGGAGAGAAAACACAAAGGGTATGCTTTCTTGAAGAGAATAGCCGAGACGAGTGTTGGCGTTGTAAGCCAGTGCTGCCTGTATCCGAATCTGAGCAAGTTAAGTTCACAGTTCTTGGCAAATTTGGCCCTCAAAATCAATGCCAAAGTTGGTGGATGCACGGTTGCTCTCTACAACTCGCTGCCTTCTCAGATACCTCGCCTCTTCCAGATTGACGAGCCGGCAATTTTTATGGGAGCCGACGTAACACATCCTCACCCTCTTGATGATTTTAGTCCATCCGTTGCAGCTGTTGTTGGCAGCATGAATTGGCCAACAGCAAACAAGTACATTTCAAGAATACGGTCTCAAACACACAGACAAGAAATCATCCAGGATCTTGGCGCAATGGTTGGTGAGTTGCTGGAAGATTTCTACCAGGAAGTAGAGAAACTCCCCGGTCGTATAATCTTCTTTCGTGACGGTGTCAGTGAGACTCAATTCTACAAAGTGCTGCAAGAGGAACTACAATCCATCAGAACAGCATGTTCAAGGTTCCAGGATTACAAACCTCTCATTACTTTTGCCGTCGTGCAGAAGAGGCACCACACAAGGTTGTTTCCCTTTGAACTTGACCAATCCTCAACTCAGAACCATTTCTTGTATGAAAACATCCCTCCAGGGACCGTGGTAGATTCCGTGATCACTCATCCGAAGGAATTCGATTTCTACCTATGCAGCCATTGGGGTGTTAAAGGAACGAGCAGGCCAACACATTACCATGTTTTGTGGGATGAAAACCAATTCACCTCAGATGAACTTCAGAAGCTAGTTTACAATTTGTGCTACACCTTTGTTAGGTGCACCAAACCAATTTCTTTGGTTCCTCCTGCATATTATGCACATTTAGCTGCATATAGAGGAAGACTCTACCTTGAGAGATCTTCAGAATCATTAGGTTTGTTCAAAGGTTCATCAACATTATCAAGAGCTGCTCCTCCAAAAACAGCACCATTACCTAAACTTAGTGAAAATATCAAGAAGCTAATGTTCTATTGCTAGTGAGATATTATTTGGTTTAGGATACAGTTAATGCTGACTAATATGCGGTGATAAAAATGTAATATTCTAATTATAATATTAATAGCTAACCCAAAAGTTCTCAAATTTAAAGGGTTGTCTTTAAGAGTTTAATGTTTCAATCAAGAGTATGCAACTGtatatttcttttattaactaGCTTGCCTGTTACATGCATAGGGATGGCAATGGGTAGGAGGTAAGGGCAGGCTTTTGTACTAGCCTTCTACCATACAANNNNNNNNNNNNNNNNNNNNNNNNNNNNNNNNNNNNNNNNNNNNNNNNNNNNNNNNNNNNNNNNNNNNNNNNNNNNNNNGAGTATTAGGAGAAATTTTGTGCACAATTTAATAGACTAATAAAGATtagtttagtaaaattttttgaagaagtatttgtGTCTTTCAAAAATATAAGtttcttattttgcatttggtaaataaaaaagaccAAAATTGCCACATATTATTCAAGCAATATTGTTATCCAAGTCCAACCAAATAGACCCAACACTAACAAAAATCACTCATTTAAAAGAGCGTAATTACACGCGAATATACTATTTACGTTATcgtcgtcgtcttcttcttcgtgttctttctccttcttctcctcttcttgctatttctccttctccttttccttctcttttttctttttctttttcttcttcttcttctttcacgtgtttttttctcatcatcattctttTGTTACTGCTGTTAATCTGTTATTGCAGTAGAAAgtgaaggaggaagaggagaaagagttttgaattgtgtagGAGAACGAGTCCAAATACACCTTAATTCACtcaaaaatgaaccgaaattacataacaattgcgacacaattaactcagaaatgaatcgaaatttaTCATAATGATTGCGATACATAAATTCAGTTCGAAAATAAGTGTACAAACAAGactgaatcatgaacaaaaacacatccaaaatcaattttggatcagaCAACACAACGTCATTAatatgtttcttcttttttgtttgatattttcttctctttttttggtTTTATTCCTCCTAAGAGGGTGAAACAAGAAGAactataagaaaatgaaaaaaaaaaagagaa harbors:
- the LOC107620207 gene encoding protein argonaute 7, giving the protein MATDTNSGNDGDSSSSSEDDMQRRRRRQCVEDDDTVAANGSYSDGGGDNDDGDGGVHESLLYVIHSLGGVEASSCCAVVSPSRLRRLAVVFLPSVEGCYYAIVVVVVRGDYNLLISVMDGGSNQEAVADNNASVSNNSPANPPNSNDTANPNPPSSNNSQSQVSVSISVSVSSCASCSRELCFPGVLHCFPAVSSLRAPKELEQQTMASFKEDHGKTLIPSRKPQTVIVARRPDSGGKEGSVISLLANHFLVQFDSSQKIYHYNVEITPHPSKEVARAIKQNLVDRNSDLLSGALPAYDGRKNLYSPVEFQNDKLEFYISLPIPTSKLSSNYGDVYDSKEKHEKLKLFRINVKLVSKINGKELSSYLSKEGDDWIPLPQDYLHALDVVLRESPTEKCIPVGRSFYSNSMGRSKDIGGGAVGLRGFFQSLRPTQQGLALNVDFSVTAFHESIGVIPYLQKRLEFLRDLSQKKTAQLTAEERKEVEKALKNIRIFVCHRETVQRYRVYGLTEDITENLWFADRDGRNLRLLTYFKDHYNYDIQFRKLPCLQISRSKPCYLPMELCVICEGQKFLGKLSDDQTARILKMGCQRPGERKTIIEGVMRGQVGPTSGDQEREFKLNVSREMTRLTGRILHPPKLKLGEGGHVRNLTPSRHDRQWNLLDGHVFEGTKIERWALMSFGGTSEQKSNIPRFINQLTQRCEQLGIYLNKNTVISPQFESSQVLNNPLLLESKLKKIQRSASNNLQLLICIMERKHKGYAFLKRIAETSVGVVSQCCLYPNLSKLSSQFLANLALKINAKVGGCTVALYNSLPSQIPRLFQIDEPAIFMGADVTHPHPLDDFSPSVAAVVGSMNWPTANKYISRIRSQTHRQEIIQDLGAMVGELLEDFYQEVEKLPGRIIFFRDGVSETQFYKVLQEELQSIRTACSRFQDYKPLITFAVVQKRHHTRLFPFELDQSSTQNHFLYENIPPGTVVDSVITHPKEFDFYLCSHWGVKGTSRPTHYHVLWDENQFTSDELQKLVYNLCYTFVRCTKPISLVPPAYYAHLAAYRGRLYLERSSESLGLFKGSSTLSRAAPPKTAPLPKLSENIKKLMFYC